GTTTGCAATGTTCGATCCGTAGGCGTTGCCGAGGGCGATGCCAGAATTTCCCTGGAAAGAAGAAAGAACCGAGACGACGATTTCGGGAGCTGAAGTCCCAAAGCCGACAACCAGCATGCCGATGAGCAAGGGGGACATGCCGAAGTGTTTAGCTGCAGAGGCGGAGCCTTCAACAAAGCGATCAGCGCTCCAAACGAGCAGGACAAGGCCCGCAATGATTGCGATTATGGCTAGTGTCATTAGAAGTCTAGATTGCGCGTTATCAGATGCTCATTAAGCGTTCAACGCAGGAACGATAGTGCAGGGGCAGTTCATTTGGTCCACGTTTCTGGAAGCGCGAAATCGCTAGTGAGCACCGATTTGATATAGGCTGTTTAGTTTGGCAAGCTGCGCTTGGTACATTGCCGGTCGACGGGATCGCCGGTGTGGATTGTGGATTTCTTAAAAAATGAATACGCGTGGATCGTCGGCTTGGGCGATGGCAACGAGACTGAACGCCGCGATCAAGAAGCAGAGTTTTCTTGGCATGCGAGCGCTATTGCGAGTTCGATTCAGGACCGATGACAAGAACCCATGGTTTGCTCGATGGAGCAGCGAAGCGTCCGTTCGTTTGCTCGGCCGGGCGATCGACAAATTGGCCGTTCTGCGGGTCGAACCAACGTGGGTGTAGGCTCGTGGGTAGGTCTTGGATGGCAATGCTTCCGCCCTCTGGCAGGTAGCTCAGGTAGAATTGTTCCGGGACGGCGAGCAGGTTTTGTCCGTCGGCAAGGTCGGGACGCGGAGCCATGTCGGTAAAGGGCATGCCTTCGAAAGCCTTGCTGATGTAGCCGACGTAGCGGCTGCCCTCGAAAGCAAGGGCGTCCTTCCAGGAGGCGGCGGTGTCGGCCCATTGCGGCCAACCTTCTTCGTCGGCGGCAAGCTTCCAGTTCCAGAGGCCTCCCGCACCGTAGACAACTCCCATGGTGCCGCCGTGGACCAGGTTTTGCCAAGCTTCGTGGCCCTGCCACCAGCCAGCGGCGTTGCCCGTGTAGGCGATGTTCTCGTAGGTGGGTTCGCCATTAGCCACGCCTTTCGCGGGCGTGTTGTTCCACATGGCGGTCATCTTCTCGGGCAGGTGCTGGCCATGGTGGCCGGTTTGCGCCCACTGGAAATCGAGCCAGTCCTTGTTCTGGTGAATACGATTGAAATGAAGGCCGTGGTCGGGGTCGTCTGTCCAGTCGGCTAGACGGTCGTCGTAGGGGCTGTAGTGATTGCCGGTCGGCTGTCCGTAGGCGTCCCATTTTTGAAAGGTTTCGCCAGCGGCTTCGACCACAGGAAAGCGTCCTGCGGAATCAGCGTTGGCGAGCCAGAGGGCGGGATAGCTCCCGTATCGAGCGATCAAATACGTGACGAAGCGAACGTACTCTTCGATGTCGGCGCTGCCGCCGAGCGTTCCTTGACCTTTCCATCCGAATCCCTGGAAAACGGGGCTATAGACGGGAACGATTTCGTGCTCGACGAGGATGCCGATGAGCGTATCCAGTTTTTGGAAGTAGTCGGGATTGAGCTCGTTGAGGTGCCCTTCGGAAAGGTCTTCGAAGGCGACGCCGAAACTTTGCGGCAAGGTTCGGTCGCGCGGGCCGGTCGCTCGCTGGTCCGGTTGCACCACCATGAGCAAGGCAGTGTTGAATCCCTTTTGCTGACGGTCCTCGGCGTAGATGCGAGCGGTGTTTTCAGTCGCTCGAAACGGCAAGGCCCACGGCGTATCGCCCACCACCAGGAAGGGGGTTCCATCGGCGTGCACGATGTTGCGATGACCGGCGGACATGCCGAGCAAACCGTGGCGGAGCAGCTTGTTTCCGCCTCGATAGGGGGTGGCGTCGATGGTTCCGGTTTGTCCATGGAGACCGGCGTTTTGCGAATCTGAGCAAACGGTTTGAAAGGTCCATCGTTCGCCCTGCGCAGGCGGAGCGAAACGGATTTTCCAAGTTTGACCACCGTCCCAGAATGCCGGTCGCCGGATCTCGGTGCCCGCTTCCTCTTTGAAGACAGCCCACATTTCCACCTCGGTGTATGCGTTCGCGTAGCTACGGTTCGACTCGAAGGACAGCTCGATGGTGTTCCAGCGAGCGACTTCGGCTGTCGTTTGGGTCTGGGCAAAAACTGTTAGAACTGTAGAAGAAAAAAGGATACAAATGCGAATGACTCGTGCGAGGTGATTCATTTTGAAAGCAGTCAGGGGTTGGTGCTCATTTGGGGGTTTCGAAGAAACGCTCTCGAAGGCCTCCGCCAATGCAAGTGGAAAGGACATTGCACAATACATCTTGGGGAGCGCTGTGCGTTGTCGTCGTATCTTGGGTATGGATTGCAAATGAGTTCTTTTTCGGTTGCGAATGTTCCGCCCTCGACGAGGGGAGCTGCGAATGCGACTGACAACTAATGCTGACAATCGCGCGCATTTTCCTATCTTGCGATTTTCGAATGAGTCGACGGCGAAAGAGGAGAATGAGGCGAGGCATGGATAATAACTTACGAGGTCTATCATTCAGGTCTACGGCGGGTTTTTCGGGGGAGCCCTCCGTTGAAGGTAACCGTGGGTTGCGCTCCCAGGGAGGTAGATTCGAATTGACGCTTGCTAGGGTGAAAGGGGGCGTCCGATGAGTGTGGAGGAGATTCGCAAGGAGCGTTTTCGGCGACCCTATTTGCGGGAAGCGCCTTCCCGCTTGAGGCCTGTTTTCGACGACTTTCATCTGCTTTCAGCTGATGGTCCGTACAACTATCCACGGCATGAACATATCAACTACGAGCTGATTCTGGTCGAACGCGGGCCCTATCGGTGTGAGCTCAATGGAGCGGAGCTGACCCTGGAAAACGGCTCGTTGCTGATCGTGAAACCTGGCGATTGGCACGCGGATCACTTTCGAGCCGGACAGCGGCATTACGTGCTGCACTTCCGAATTCTTCCTGCGGAAACTGGTGGAATCGAGCCGAGTCTCTTCCGCGAAGGAGTCAGTCCGACGGACCAGATGATCCTAGGTAACCATGGTCACAACGCGCTGTTGATCGAGGAGTTGCGGCGCGAGGCGGTGGCGGCGGAGTCGTTCGCTGGCGCGGTGCAGGACGCTCTGCTGGAGGCATTGTTTTGGCGGGTCGGGCGCGGATTGCAAAAGCGCGTTTTGAGCCCCGAGATGTTGCGAGTGCCGAGGGAGGAACGCGAGCGAGCGGAGCTAGCGGCGGCATTTGCGGAGTGGGTGGAGCGCCCTGCTGAGGTGAGCGACGTAGCGGGATCGATGAAGATCAGCGTTCGTCAGTTGAGCAATCGTTGTCGTTCCGCATTCGGGGAATCGCCAGCGCGAGTACTGGCGGAATTCAAGGTACGTCGGGCGGAAGAATTGCTTCGCTACCGTGGGCTTCGAGTCCAGGAGGTGAGCCACCAGCTGGGATTTGCGAACCCCTTTCATTTTTCGCGGGTGTTCAAACGCTTGCGCGGTTATCCGCCTCGTCTTGCGGTGCGCGAAGTTGGCATGCCCGCTACAAGCGCAGGTGATCATCGAATTTCCCAAATGGATATGTAATTGCGGGGAAGGATATCGGAAAGAGACTGCTTTGAGGGCATGATTTCCTGCAGAATCGACTCCAGGTGATCGAGAAGCTGCGACAGAGCCGCTCTCGTCACTCGGAGACGTTTGCGTTTATGGAAATCGAAGAAACTGGGCAGCCTCGCGGATTGTTGATTAGCCAGATCGGTTACGAGCTAGGTGGCAGCAAGCGTCTCGTGTACCGAGGTCCAAAGGGATCCTTGGGCGAGGGTGCGGTCTTCGAAGTGCTAGGGGCTGATGGTCCGGTTTTCTTGGGAAAACTCCAAGGCTTCGGCCCGTGCTGGGGGAGCTACTGGTGGATCGGCGATTTTTCGAGTTTAGATGAATGCGGAGCGTACACGGTCGCATTGCGAGATGGGGACGTGGTCGTGGACGAGGCGGCGACGCGAATCGGCGAGGATCTCCTTTATCGAGAAACCTGGGAGGCGGTGAGCGTCGGTCAGGCGGAACGGCGGCAATGGATGATCGAGTCGAGGCTCGGCTGGTTCGACGCGGGCATGCTTTGGCAGGAGGCGAACTCGCACGCTGCCTATTTGCTGGGACTGTGCGATATGCGCGAGCTGCGAGGGGGCGAGTTGAGCCAGGGTACGATCCGCCGTTTGGATCGTCAGATTGCGACTGGCTGCAGCTATTTAAGCCATCTGCAGGATCTGGCGGCAGAGGCGAACCTGGGGGAAGGGTGTCTGGTTCACCAGAGTTTCAAATTCGATCGAGTGGTCCTGACCGCTGATGTTTCCAAGGCGGCAGCGGCCTGGGCGAGGTCTGCGGCGGTGGTGGACGAGCAGCGGTACCAAGCGGAGCGGCGAGAGTGGAGCGAGCGGTCTCGCAAGGCGCTGCGTTGGTTGGAAGACCCGCAGCCAACCGAGCCATCGGTTTTCAATCGATTCGCGTATGGCGTCGGCGAGCAAGAGCACGAACCCGCAGGCTGGGCTACGACCGACATCCTGATGATGCTGGAAGCGGAGTGGTTTCTGGCTGGTGGCGTGGTTACGGAAGCTTCGGTCCGTTGGGCACGTGAGTTGAGGACTCGTCAAGTCAAACAAGAGGAGTCGGAGGACGGCTACTATGGCATGTTTCGGCAATATGGGAACAGTACGGCCACGGTGAAAGCGTGGACTCATGGGATGCTGGAAGGAGGCGTTTTGCCAACGGATCTGGGAAATACGCTCGGATTTTATCTGTTTCCATTGCTACGAATGGTTCGCAGTCGGAGCGGGCATCCAGACGAGTCGCCCTGGCGGGAAACGCTTCGCGATTTCGCCTACGGATTCTTTTTGCCGGGCTGTTGTCGCAACCCGTTTAGCTTATGCCCAAATGGACATTTCGCTGGGCAGGGAGCGGTGGCCTTCGCGGGCTTGTGGCATGGCTGCAATGCGATCTATGGGATAGCGGCGGCTCTGGCTCGGGAGTTTGCCCAGCTGTTCAACGACGACGCATTTCGGGCAATCGCCGATGCCAATCTGCAATGGATTGCGGGACTGAACGCTGGTCTGACGAGCAACGCCCTTGCTTCGTGCATTCTCTTTCAAGCGGACGTTCCCGAAAGCAAGGCTGTACCCGTGAGCATGATACAAGGCATTGGATCGCGGACAGCGGGAAGTTGGCTGAACGTGCGAGGGTCGATTTGCAATGGCTTTAGCGTGGGCGAGCAATTCTCGTGGGACGTGCCAGCCACGAGCGAGGATGATGGACCGCATCGTTTTACCGACGAAGATTGGATCACCCACGCCGGAGGTTGGCTGATGGGAGTGGCTCGATCTAGAGCCGTACGGTCGCCATCAGGCGACTGAGAGAATTGAAAACTAAAGGAAAGAAAGATGACTGCGATGAATGAAGGACCAAGCGTTTTAGATATTGCGAAGATGATCGACCATTCCCTTCTGCACCCCACCATGACGGATGCGGAGGTTCGAGAGGGACTGAAGCTGTCGAGGGATTGCCGCTGCGCCACCGCTTGCATCAAGCCGTATCACGTGCCAATGGCGAGTGAACTGCTAGCCGGTTCGGATGTGGGTGTCTGCGCAGTAGCAGGTTTCCCGCACGGAAACAGCCATACGCGTATCAAGGTGTTGGAGACGGAGCTGGCTATCGATGAAGGGGCCACGGAGATCGATACGGTGGTGAACAATGGCAAGGTGCTCGGTGGCGACTGGGACTACGTTCGTAGCGAGCTGCGCGCCATCAACGAAGCCTGTGTCGGCAAGGGGGCGATCCTGAAGGTCATTTTCGAAAACGACTTTTTGAGGGAGGAGCAAATCGTCCGTCTTTGCGAGATTTGCACCGAGCTGCAAGTGGCGTTTGTCAAAACCTCGACAGGCTATGGCTTCGTGAAGCAAGCCAGTGGCCAGTACGCCTATCAAGGAGCGACCTTGGGTCATTTGAAGCTGATGCGTGAGCGAAGCGGTTCAAATGTTCAGGTCAAGGCGGCCGGCGGCGTGCGCACGCTCGATGATACCCTGAAGGTTCGCGAGCTTGGGGTGACGCGTATTGGAGCGACGGCTACTGTAGCGATTTTGCAGGAAGCGGTGAAACGTGGCTTCCCGGGACCTGTGCCCGTTGGCGTGAAGTCCGCCGATGGAAGGTCTGGTCCGAGTGGATACTAGATCAGTGGAAAGTGTACCTAGCAGATGAATACGAATTGGTTCAAACAGTCGGATTCTATGAAATCGTTGTGTAATAAGATGGAACGCTGTGCGGCTATTGTTCTGGCGTTGGCCGCGTTGAATCAGCTCGCTTGGGCGAGCAAACTGATCGAAGTTCGTCCGGTGGATCAGGAAGTCCTGATGGTGTATTTCAAGGATGGAGAGGTTCGCTACCGAGATAACGGAAAAGGTCCCAGCGCGTATACCGGACACGATTTCGCGGAAGGCGACGACGAGTTGGTGGCCTTCGGAGAGGAGCTCGACGTTGAAAAAGCAGGGCAGGTGGCGTCTTGGAGTTTGTCGGTCGCTGGCTCAGAGCAGCGGATGCAGCCGGTCGAGGTTTATCGAAAGTCGAAGGTGATGAATACTGACCATCTCTGGAACTACAAGCTCGACCACTGGATCTTTCTTCGGTT
This DNA window, taken from Pelagicoccus sp. SDUM812003, encodes the following:
- a CDS encoding DUF4038 domain-containing protein produces the protein MNHLARVIRICILFSSTVLTVFAQTQTTAEVARWNTIELSFESNRSYANAYTEVEMWAVFKEEAGTEIRRPAFWDGGQTWKIRFAPPAQGERWTFQTVCSDSQNAGLHGQTGTIDATPYRGGNKLLRHGLLGMSAGHRNIVHADGTPFLVVGDTPWALPFRATENTARIYAEDRQQKGFNTALLMVVQPDQRATGPRDRTLPQSFGVAFEDLSEGHLNELNPDYFQKLDTLIGILVEHEIVPVYSPVFQGFGWKGQGTLGGSADIEEYVRFVTYLIARYGSYPALWLANADSAGRFPVVEAAGETFQKWDAYGQPTGNHYSPYDDRLADWTDDPDHGLHFNRIHQNKDWLDFQWAQTGHHGQHLPEKMTAMWNNTPAKGVANGEPTYENIAYTGNAAGWWQGHEAWQNLVHGGTMGVVYGAGGLWNWKLAADEEGWPQWADTAASWKDALAFEGSRYVGYISKAFEGMPFTDMAPRPDLADGQNLLAVPEQFYLSYLPEGGSIAIQDLPTSLHPRWFDPQNGQFVDRPAEQTNGRFAAPSSKPWVLVIGPESNSQ
- a CDS encoding AraC family transcriptional regulator; translation: MSVEEIRKERFRRPYLREAPSRLRPVFDDFHLLSADGPYNYPRHEHINYELILVERGPYRCELNGAELTLENGSLLIVKPGDWHADHFRAGQRHYVLHFRILPAETGGIEPSLFREGVSPTDQMILGNHGHNALLIEELRREAVAAESFAGAVQDALLEALFWRVGRGLQKRVLSPEMLRVPREERERAELAAAFAEWVERPAEVSDVAGSMKISVRQLSNRCRSAFGESPARVLAEFKVRRAEELLRYRGLRVQEVSHQLGFANPFHFSRVFKRLRGYPPRLAVREVGMPATSAGDHRISQMDM
- the deoC gene encoding deoxyribose-phosphate aldolase, translating into MNEGPSVLDIAKMIDHSLLHPTMTDAEVREGLKLSRDCRCATACIKPYHVPMASELLAGSDVGVCAVAGFPHGNSHTRIKVLETELAIDEGATEIDTVVNNGKVLGGDWDYVRSELRAINEACVGKGAILKVIFENDFLREEQIVRLCEICTELQVAFVKTSTGYGFVKQASGQYAYQGATLGHLKLMRERSGSNVQVKAAGGVRTLDDTLKVRELGVTRIGATATVAILQEAVKRGFPGPVPVGVKSADGRSGPSGY